Within Oreochromis aureus strain Israel breed Guangdong linkage group 19, ZZ_aureus, whole genome shotgun sequence, the genomic segment GACAGGTGGACCACTGTGCCATCGCTGACTCTGGAGGATAACATCTTTGTAAAAGTTTTCATGGTAAATCACAATGAAATGtcagtttattatatttttcacCTCCAAATAGTAAAAATGTAGTTCTCACTTTAACAAGCTGTATTATATTTTTGCAAATTGGCACGATGCACAAAAGCAATATGTTATATATGCATTTGATTGGCAGGATAAGTATATCTGTTAATATCTAACAGGGATTATATATACTTGGCTCTGACTGTTAAGCATTCAAAGTGATGTTAATATTCACAGCTATTTTTGAGTTAGTTTGGGTGTGCTGTTACACAAGGTTAAGCAATATGTTTTGTGGGTAGTTTTCCAACCAGCGCTGGAAATCTAACACTCCACCCATGACTAGACAGTCATTTGAGTCCTCTTTCGTGCTGTTATAATCTCTTGGTACACCTGTTGTTTACTTACTATGAGTCATCATCTTGTTGTGCGTTATGGAAAACTGTTTGTCCTGTTTAAGGAATTAATTGACCGTTGCCGAACTCTGTCTGTGTCACAGATACCTTCTCATCTGCAGCTGCGTATGGAGAGATGTTGGGCTACGCCGACCAGTGATTCATACAGCAATATTCAGTACACCTTCATCGCAGACAGGTCTGCCTCTGGACTGTTTAAACTGAATGCAGATGAAAATGCATGATTGCCATGTTtacacaacatacttcaaaggTGTGGAAGCTTGTTTATGGCGTTCTGCATGGCTGTGTTGTTTCACCGCATTAGCAAACAGTTCCACCTCCTCCTACGGGTGCACTGTTGAAATCTGAAATAAGAGAGTTTGTTGCATAGAGAGCTGTCCAGACAACAAATCTCACAGGCTGGTCATGTGACTCCTGGCTGAGAGGCCACATGCATTTCATTTCAACAGCTGTGCATGCCCTTGACAACCAGGCAGTATTTGGTACTGTTGGCAACAGCAGAGCTATGAAATACACAAAGATTTCTCAGTGCTAAAGAGATGAAAGCACTCAAACACTTCTGTGTTGTATCACCTCCAGttatgtttgctttttttattaGCTGTTtctccttttgttatatttaaagTACAGCATCGTGTTTCATTGCTATCAGCAGGCCTCCCAGACTTCTTTGTCTCTTCCCTCTAGCTGCCCAGTTTTGACCAACGACCAGACTCTGAGCGTCCTGAAGAACGGTCAGGGCCCAGAGGCCACGTTCAGGATACAAATGTTTAAGTTTGTCGGCAGCTCTTACACCAATGTCTTCCTTCACTGCAACGTCCAGATCTGCCACAGTGGTCCCGGTCTGTGTCAGCCTGTGAGTGACCTCATGCTGCACCCATTCCTCAAACTGATAGTCAGAGGCCAGTTCAGACAAGTAGCCTGCTATATGTCACCAATATAGACCCATCAGCCTAGGAGTGGTTTTCAACCATATGAGCTGTCCTCATTTTAAATATACAGTGCTTATGACTGAGGTTTATAGCAATGTTGGTTTTTAAATTTCACGTTTCACTTGTGTATTTGCCAAACAGAACTGTTCCAGTGACGATGGATTACTGAGAACAAGGAGAGAAATCCCACTGTCTCATACAGTTTCTTACGGACCCATAAGACGACTATTAAACCACAGTGAAAATCCCAGTCTAGGTatgtttttaattcagtctTTGCAGTTAATATAGTTTAACTTTATAGTTTAAAGATTCCAGACACTGAAAGCAGTTCATAAGCATGCAGTCCCACCTGTGTGTAGATGCAGGAGGAGTCCTAGCTGTGGAGACCTTTGTCCTCGGAGGACTGCTGCTTGTCTTGCTGCTGGTAACAGGAGTCTTTGGGAGGTTGTGGCTTCGCTCCAGATATTTCTACCCAGCACGGGAAGCACAGCTTACCCTGTCCAACATTCATCACATCTCAGAAGTGGCCTCATGAATTGTATGGACTTTATAGAATTAGTAAATGGACACAGGAAAACATACGTACACGTGTTTTTATAATAATGTTATATGTTTTGTGTATTATACTCATTAGAAaaaaatttgtttgatttgtAAAAAGCCGTGGGTAATAAATATTTCTCTTAAACACATTCCTGATTTTAAGATACTTGTGCTTaatgtcattgtttttattttgtgctacTTAATTCAACTACTGTATACCACTTGTATTTTCACTGAAGTAAATTTTTTCTTGCATGTGTGGCTTTTACTCAAAAAGAAACTGTAGTGCTTTTTCAACTGAATATGATCCagagcaacaaaacaaaacaaaaaaaaatgcctgAACGTTTAATGTTTTACCTTTTAATGTTATATGACATACAAATATGCTGCTCAGTTTTGGGTCACATGGTTTTAGTTTTAACATGTGACCCAAATGGCAGctgtaaataaaacaatgtaCATTATCTATGTTATTGAATTAATCATGTTTAATGAAAATGGATGTGAATTTGCTGTTAATACTTATTGGATATGACAGGAACACTAATCAGACTTATTTATGATAGGTTAAGTTATAATTTTATGCCAGTCTTTTAatctttatatataaaaatgtaattagtcTTTCTGAGTTTTTTAAGCATCCTCTGATTTTTACTTGTATGCCTACATACAGTACCATGCAAAAGTCTAGAGCCAccactcatttctttatgtttttgctatgaaaatgggaaatagattAAACTAATTATGAATCATGCACAAACATACATAGGAATGCAGCATATAAGTATTCTGTATGCAGTTTCCCTTTTCTGCCTTCCTCCCACACATACTGATTTTGATTCACCACACTATCAGActtgttgccactgattttcagtccagttgttGTGAAAGTTTGCCTACCTCAGTCTTATATTCCAGTTTACCTCCATAAGAATGGTTTCTTCACAGCCACTCTTCCACTAAGACCACGTCTGATGGTGCTTTGGTGAATAGTAGAGCTAGATGcgtctctcaggtcctgtgtcaggtctttaataagctttttcctctttcttaaaGCCATAACTTTCCAATTCTGCGCCGATTCTGTGCCAGCTGCAGACAGATTTAATACCTGACACTTCTTCTGTTGTCCTccatttgtccagtttccttaagtttttttaaggacacactgcacaccacgCTGTCTAGATAGATAGCTAGGTTTTCAGTTAAtggctctttgggaatcaccttgtttgtTCAACGGTAGTATTTTATGCCCAACATATCATGTTGTCTTTGACTTTCTGTAGATTCAAAAAAGAAAttggaacaaattatgtgtttttgccacAGGCTTCTAGTAACGaagtgtgtcagaacaatggtTCActccttgagttaggtgccttgtCATGCTGGTATGATTCATAGGTCAACGTTAAGCAgcttaacaaaaataaaaacattcctctgaaaattaGTGAAAAGGCAGCAAATGTCCAAAGAAatactttgaaagaccttcagaaagctgaAGACCACTTAAAAAATGACCGGAAACTGCCTCCTTGGAAGGAAAATTTTAATTAGGGGTagctaattaatattatatcaGGAGTCTATTCCCATTAAATTTCCCAGACTGCATCACAGGCATCCTAATAGTGATTATAGATGTAAAACTGCCCTAGGGGGTTTTCCCAGTATGTTTATTTCAGTGCTCTCGGGTCTGCCTCCATAAACCTAAATATGACCGGGACACCGGCCGGTTTACGTGATGACGTAGTACTGCGCCGCAGTATCAGGATCAACATAACTCCGACTGACCCCAAGCAGCGAGGAAGCAGCTGCAGCCTGTTCAATTCATAAGAAGATTTAAACAGATTTAATACCGCGGGGTGTTTGTGTAGTCACAGTTTCAGTACTGCAGGCATCGACGGAGCTGTTAAAAGTTAGACAATATAAATAAAGCACACTCGGAGAGCCCAGCGACTCGGGTAAgttgtttgtagaagcagtgaGCTAGCTAACTAAGTAGGCTAACAAAGTGTAGCCGCTAATGCTAACCGGCTAGTCATGTTGTTGATTATGTTCTTTTGTTTACCtattaaactttttaaagttttgtgaCTTAGCTTGTCATTCTTTAACTTTATACCTTGGCACGTAAATGCATACTTGTCAAGCTGCTATTGGATGTTGTTAACATGTAATCTGTAGCTGGTTTGATGTGTTAGGagctgttgctgtgtttttgtttgtgtttttagccAGTTGTGCTTGCGTAATTTAGACAGCGGTCTCCGGCCAAGGCATTAAAGACTTGAATAATAGCTCTTCTTTGTTGCACTGCATTGTTAGGGCTTGCAGCATTGTTGTGGGTCTTTAATATGATTGTTGTCCTCTTAGCTTGCGTTCATTATCCCACAAATCCCCTACACAAGTAGCATGACCAAATAAGCCCGGCGTTATAATTCAGAAGTATTTTGGTGGCTGTGTTGCACCCGGTTGGCAGGTTGAATTGTTCGCTGTTCTTGTTTTACTTGTTACCAGAATTCCTTGAAAAACTAAGGGCAAGTTGCAGGGCCTAAAGGTCAGGGTTCAGGTTTGCCTTGAAAGTCCTGGAAGAACTGGTGTGACCATGAAACCTAAGATGGGTGTTGTGAAATGTTAGTGAACAGCGTAAAGGTTTACAGTGCATGTGGAGGGATCGGGGACAGGGCTTTTTGAAGGCACATGTGTGCTATTAAATGGTTGCATAGATGGTATAATGTAACACCAACATGTTTTGTTCCAGCTGAACCTAAAAACAGGGGTGTTACCATGACGTGTGAGATTTCTCAACAAATCAAATCTGTTTATCATTTGGTTTCAGGGTTGGACACCTTCTCCAGCTACCATTAGGGGAATAAAATGGAGAATCTACACCCCCACTGCCTTAAATGCATCAATAGAAGATGCATGTTGAGACCAGAGACGGGTGTTTCCTGTGACCTCATTGGCTGTCCTCTTGTCTGTGGGGCAGTTTTTCACTCGTGCAAACTAGATGAACATCGTCTGCTGTGTCCCTATGAACGCCTCCCTTGCCTCAACAGTGGGTTTGGCTGCCCTTTCACTATTGCAAGGGTCAGGATGGCACAACACCTTGAGACGTGTCCTGCAAGTATAGTATGTTGTACTATGGAGTGGAACCGCTGGCCCGTCAGCTATGCTGATCGCAAGTCCTATGAAAACTTGAGCAAAGACTTTGATGAGGTGGAGCAGTTAGACATGGCTTTGGCTCTTCAGGATCAAAGGATGCTGTTAGAGTCCCTTAAGGTCACGACCACTGTGTCGAAGAATGGAGATAAAGAATTagatgaaagtgataaaatGGCCACAGCGTCAAGTTTACCAGAGACAGTGTTAGGTAATGGAACAGTGGAAATGGAAGAAGAGCCCTTTAATGAGCTGTACAGGGCTTCAGTGGAGACGAGGAGAAATTTAGCTGCTGCCTTGGACATCCTCACTAATTCCAAGGACATTGATGTAATTGTTGGAAACTTAAATGGCGAAAAGACTGATAAGAATGGAGCACTCCATAATGGAGAAAATGGTGATAGCCATGGTATTTATGTCGCTGAAGGCGGGAAGAATGTAGATATGCAAGAAAGTGACTCTGATTCAGAGTGCGAGCTGGGAGCAGTGGGCGGAGTGGAGAGCGCTGCTATAGTTGATGGAGAAGAAGATGGTATAAACTGGGTTGAAGAAAATGATTTTGTTGAGTTGCTTTTTGATGAGAAGGAAGACGACATTGATGAACCGATAAATGATTCCAACCTTGTCTGGCCAGAGATGCCTCAGAATTACATGCCTGTTGTAGCACTGGAACCTCCTGTGCCTCAACAAGAACCACTTGCACCTCCGATGCCATTCCTACTGTCCGATCATGTGAGAAATAACTTCTTGCAACACTTACCCACTGAACTCAGGTACAGGTGCTTGGAGCGTAAGCTACAGAATGTAGAAGTGCTCAGAGGAATAAGTATGTTTACATTTAATGGACGTCGGGCCCTGCTGTCAGATCCTTATTTGTTTCGAGCGAAGATGGAGGACAAGGCAGTTGACACATCTGACCTGGAGGTAGCAGATGACCCCATGGGCCTCCATGGCATTGACCTTATCACTGCAGCTTTGCTTTTTTGCCTTGGCGATTCTCCAGGAGGCAGAGGAATCTCAGACAGCAGGTTTGTTGATGGCTACCACATTGATTTTGGTACGCAAACATTCTCCTTCCCTTCTGCCATTCTTGCAACCAACACCATGGTGGGGGATATTGCTTCAGCTTCAGCCTGCGATCACGCCAGTCCACAGCTTTCCAACCCCAGCCCCTTCCACACTCTCAGACTGGACCTAGTGCTTGAATGTGTGGCCCGATACCAAACCAAACAGCGCTCCATGTTCACATTTGTGTGTGGGCAGCTGTTCCGACGAGATGAATTCTCATCTCATTTCAAAAATGTTCATGGAGATATTCATGCTGGACTCAATGGCTGGATGGAGCAGCGCTGCCCCTTGGCCTACTACGGCTGCACCTACTCCCAAAGACGATTTTGCCCATCTGTTCAGGGCTTCCGGATCATCCACGACAGGCACCTGGGTTCTTTCGGGGTGCAGCCTGGTTTGCCGTTGAAAACTGGGGACACGCGCCTAAGAAAGAACTGCCAGTTTAGCTCTCAGTGTGACCAGTTCAGCAGTCTTCCGTTTGAAGTTTTGCAGCACATAGCAAGTTTTCTGGACAGCTTTAGCTTGTGCCAGCTCTCCAGAGTGTCCCGCATCATGAGAGATGTGTGTGCCAGCCTGCTGCAGATGCGTGGCATGGTCGTTCTGCTGTGGGAGAAGAAACGGCGTGCCGATGGGTCTCCCTCATGGCAGATCACAAACAAGGTTTGTCTCTCTTAAAGACAGCTGAGAGCAAATTTTACTTGTCTGTCTTGTGCTCAGCACATGAAAATGAACTAATTTTCCTATTTTTGTTCAGGTGTGGCGATTCAGCACAGCCTTTGGTACAGTGAACGAGTGGAAATTTGCAAACATCGCCAGCATGGCTGATCACCTCAAGAAATGCAAATTCAACACAATTGCTCGTCGGGAGGAGGCGATCCCTCTGCCATGCATGTGTTTCACCAGAGAGCTCACAAAGGAAGGGAGGTGTTTACGTTCAGTTCTCAAACCAGTAGCATAAACAATGAGGTCATCCTTCAGACTCCTCTGGGTCCTACAGAActcaaatgcacatttttcctcCAGTGTTTACAGAAATTAAGACTCTTCCGGCCTCAGAAAGACAACTCTTGGTTGAACTTTACCTGTGGTTCTCTGCTACACAGTGGAAACAGGCTTCAATCCCTGAAATAAGACAAAGCCAGTAGTGAGCTGACATATACTTCAGCTGAGGCTGACCTGCTGCAGTTACACATCAGGACTGTAAAAAAGCAAATTGAAGTTCTAGCGTTGTATCTTCCTCTCTGATATTAATCCTGGTGTACTGAAGTTGTATCTTTACCTACTCTGACACTGTGTAAATAATCGAATGTTTTTGGTGTAGaatttttaaacaatttttatATCAAAAAGTCAGTACTGTGCTACATTGGTAAGAGTAGAGCCTTAACTTGAGATACACTTGATTTTTCTCATCATGAGGTCGTTCAGAACATCTCAGTGAGATTTCTCCACTGCTTCAAGCTAGAACAGTTACTGCTATCTAGAACGCATTGACATCTTCTTTAGATACCTACAGTGACCATGTGTGTACTGCTTAGATTTCACAGCGTTAATTCTACATTTTCACATTGACCAAACTTCTGTGCTCCACTTTACAGGATGATTGAACTGCATCACCATTGGTGTTAAATTCTGTTCACCAGCATGAGCATGctcacacctttttttttcttttttttttcttttgttttttgggcaTGTTTTAGCAGTCACAACAGTGGTCCACCctcaacttttttttcacacttcTGACTAAGAGCCGGCTTTGTTAGTCAGGGTACAGAGACGTGAAGCAACACTATTTACCAGTTGAGTGTcagtactatttttttttttttttttttttcggtttgttttttaagccatgGTTGGCTTGTGGTTTTTTTACCAGCTATTTTGAC encodes:
- the fbxo30a gene encoding F-box only protein 30a → MENLHPHCLKCINRRCMLRPETGVSCDLIGCPLVCGAVFHSCKLDEHRLLCPYERLPCLNSGFGCPFTIARVRMAQHLETCPASIVCCTMEWNRWPVSYADRKSYENLSKDFDEVEQLDMALALQDQRMLLESLKVTTTVSKNGDKELDESDKMATASSLPETVLGNGTVEMEEEPFNELYRASVETRRNLAAALDILTNSKDIDVIVGNLNGEKTDKNGALHNGENGDSHGIYVAEGGKNVDMQESDSDSECELGAVGGVESAAIVDGEEDGINWVEENDFVELLFDEKEDDIDEPINDSNLVWPEMPQNYMPVVALEPPVPQQEPLAPPMPFLLSDHVRNNFLQHLPTELRYRCLERKLQNVEVLRGISMFTFNGRRALLSDPYLFRAKMEDKAVDTSDLEVADDPMGLHGIDLITAALLFCLGDSPGGRGISDSRFVDGYHIDFGTQTFSFPSAILATNTMVGDIASASACDHASPQLSNPSPFHTLRLDLVLECVARYQTKQRSMFTFVCGQLFRRDEFSSHFKNVHGDIHAGLNGWMEQRCPLAYYGCTYSQRRFCPSVQGFRIIHDRHLGSFGVQPGLPLKTGDTRLRKNCQFSSQCDQFSSLPFEVLQHIASFLDSFSLCQLSRVSRIMRDVCASLLQMRGMVVLLWEKKRRADGSPSWQITNKVWRFSTAFGTVNEWKFANIASMADHLKKCKFNTIARREEAIPLPCMCFTRELTKEGRCLRSVLKPVA
- the si:dkeyp-110a12.4 gene encoding pancreatic secretory granule membrane major glycoprotein GP2 gives rise to the protein MASASLVFVWLLLTMRMVTSAVYLELEEEELNETVICTNDRMELVIPSAFFLNKVPPVYAWDLHLNDPECRGDVVGEDYVFSIKTNLSDCGTIMASDDTHIVFINTIHNNYSDIITRNYINITFACRYPISYMVQQPNGENMIRVDIRPITLNTEDGNFSVSMLLYKDEAFEDRWTTVPSLTLEDNIFVKVFMIPSHLQLRMERCWATPTSDSYSNIQYTFIADSCPVLTNDQTLSVLKNGQGPEATFRIQMFKFVGSSYTNVFLHCNVQICHSGPGLCQPNCSSDDGLLRTRREIPLSHTVSYGPIRRLLNHSENPSLDAGGVLAVETFVLGGLLLVLLLVTGVFGRLWLRSRYFYPAREAQLTLSNIHHISEVAS